Below is a genomic region from Lineus longissimus chromosome 4, tnLinLong1.2, whole genome shotgun sequence.
CCCTTCTCAAAGACCGATGTACACCTGGCACGGCGAAGTTGCACCCCCACTTCATATCTCATTTTAGCCTTGTTGAGAATTCAGCATAGTCGAGTCTTAATTTGCAAAGTCTGTATTTTAGATctacccggtgtaacagtagatcgtagtccgacgtgagaaataaagcatttcatctccgATATTCTCGACTCTGTTGCCCTGCCAGACGCTACCCGCCTTACGAAACAAGCCTCGTCCCCAGGACCAAACAAGCAGGAGGGACGAGGTTACCAGGTCTAAAATTGACCAACTAAAgtcttggttgattggtttttagTGGTTGTTTTCTTGGTTTTAATAACCTAATACACAGTCAAAACTGTCCAAGCTAGGTCAGGATTTTGCTACATGGCTATACGCCCCTTAATTGTTTTGAATTGATgctacttcattttgaacaaaacaaaatggctgttggCACACAAGTACTGATTTTGTGTAGCAATGCATTGGGAGACGAGGCCTAACTAGTCGATCGGAGAAGTTCTCGATTTCctcgtttctctgtttctctgtttattaataccccTGGCGGAGGCATTATTAATGaaatgaagatacatgtaaataaattgTAGCTAGTTCAAGACTCACGGCGTGGTTCCCAAACTTTCTGCACCATGGATACAACGCGCAATTAGCATTGCTGCGTTGAAGAGAATCGCCTTGGTCAAGAATGGTAATAACTCAAAGGAGTTCTATATACAGGCAGGAGCCTGGTATGTCAATTAGGTTACAcatcgccaataggggtctgtCAAATGTGACAAAATAACGTTTACACGCTAATGCGAGGAAAATgtttaattattaatcaaacaCGACCCAAGGTCACCCAACTGTGCTATTAGTCACTCACCTCGCTGAtcgaagatgaccaatttgaccccctaacTCCTGCCATAAATATTTTGTACTGTAACATAGGACAGACCACTTTGATATCGTGAAAACATCACTAGTCCGCTGGATATTGTGTACTTCAGGTGCTACCATTCTTGCAACAGCTCTACGAATATCCTATAATCTTATCGATTATTTCATGTTTATAGAAGGAAAAAACAGATATAAGAACTGTTGACGGTTATGCTGATGGTATTGAGTCGGGCTTGTGGTTGCGTTGTGTTATTCTATTAAAGTACTCAATGCGAGCCAAACTATACATCGTAACTGACCACCATTAAGTCTTTCTCGGATACAATGAACGTTGGAACACAAGGATCCAGAAATACAGACATATAGTTGCAGAGAGACTTGGTTAAAACGGAATTTCTATCGAGATAGAGGCACAGTAGGTATTTATTGTTATTTTTAAGTCAACAGGGACTTGGGACTCTAATTTGGAGGTTACTTttaaaaggacaacttgggcgtagGATTTGTGACCAGGAGGATATTGCGCCTTCTTGCCAGTGTAATTAACCAAATGTCGTGACACTAATTCTAAGATCTCcaataaagttttttttgctAGTGTCGCAAGGTTTTGGACATTGCTTGCAACATTCAGGTTGGCGTTGGGTTACGACATGTTCTAGTGAAGTGTTATTGCAAATTAATGCATGATAGACCTTTCAATGATTCTGTTTGAAGGAGAATCGATTCTGCAGAAAGCCATTTTTAAGGAAAACCAGTATATCtaatgcccaagttgtcccattAAGGCACCGTTCATTCAGCATTCATAGGATTCTGCTTTCTACGAAAGCCAAGAAGGCTCACctgaaatccgaaatccgaaatccgaaatttgaaatccaatattaaccaatcagaggagagcttacaaaatatcaaaaccaattagatgcCGTGTAACATGCATTTCATTTTAGTTTAGCCGAATGCAAATGCCGCAatatgcatcaaatcatcgTTAGAAGCACGATAAGATCGACTCGGCGCGATGATGAACAGAAAATAGGTCATATATAAtagcaacccccccccccccaattaacCGGCTAGTCTGACTAGCTCAGAGGAAGCGTGCGCTGCCCAGTGTGTTCGAATCCCGAATTGGACGAatcatttaaatttaaattttgcCGCTCAAAATAAGGTGTCGATAGTATACATTTTTTTAACCATTTTTGAATATACCGAGCTACCAATTGCATACAATACGAGCAGTATTGTGGAGACATGGTAGAACCGCCAGCGCTAAGATACAGCCCTTCACCGGTCTACATGTACGCTGGGCTTTGTCCGCTATACCGGTATGAAATGAACACTTACCCTTTTTTGTAAGTTTTCCTCTGATCGGTTAACATTGGATTCAAAATTTCGGATTTCAAAGTTCGAATTTCGGCTTTCGGCTTGGGGCTTTCGAATTTtagatgagccttctgggctttcgtagctTCCCTTCGTGCCATATTTGTCTATTAAATTGAAGTCGACTCATATTTATGCGTTAACGAAGATCATTTGAATGTGGGATATATATGAGGCGTGTATTACGAAACAGACTAACGACAACTTGCAATCCGGTTTGTTAAATACAATAATGAAAGTCAGAACAACACAAAGTTTAAAAGCGTCTAAATTAAGCTCATTACTAATACACGGGCATTATTCTAGAACCATCACTTTTTTGctaattttttaaaatctcGGATTTGGATTTATGAAACTTAATAAAGCGTGTATTAACATTCAAGTCGAGTACCCTATGGTTTTCATATAACAGAGAGTCCTTTCGTAAATTTTTTCAGATGGAAACTTTCAATTTCGAAATTAAGTCATATTAGATCGCCAATTATATGTTGTCAGTTCATTTATGAAccgtacatgtacactcttagaaataaaggttttgagctCCTGAAAAACCATTTCAAGTTTTTCGGCAAACACTAATATGCCGCCAACAGAGGTTTTTCGGTAACATAAaaaccaaaaattaaaaaagagtcgtttttgagattttgattCACTTTGTCGAAAAACCTCTACGAGGTgcgtatttgtgttggccgagaAACTATGAGCtaaaaaacctttgtttctaAGAATCTTGCCGATATCGCGAAAGACTCTCGAAGAGAGATTCTCCGCTGATTGCGACTGATCTTCGGAGAATCGGACAGCGGGCCCCCGTGATCGGGGCCAGGAGATCTTAGCCTATCTAATGTTGACAATTAAATTGATGTAATTGAATTTGCGATTTAACACGATTAAAAGGCAGATTTTTAGGAGATAGTAGCCTATACAATGTTGAATGGAACAAGCTGTTGGTTCATAACATATCAATTCTAACACTGTGGGGAGTACAGTATTGATGCGCTTAGTTATGCTCATCCTCATTTGATAATACACTTTAACGACGTGAAGACAGGTGCCATTCCTGTTTGAGACCTATTATAATGTAGGTACTTTTCAGTTTATTCGAATAAGTTAGTTTACGAACGCCATATCATACATGTCAGGCATTGTTGCTTTAATTTTTCAGCACTTAAAATGCAGGGTGAACCGCAATATGGACAACCCGGCCAACCGTCTTATCAAGGGCAACCGGCGAATTACGGCCAACCTGCGCCAACGAAGTCACTGGATTACTCAGCACCACGGGCCATGGCTCCTGGTGTCCTGATGATCGTAGCCTCTGCCTTGAACCTCGGTTTCCTCATCTATCTTTTGTCTATCCCTCATTATAACTCGGTTCTACTTTGGGCTGACATGATCGGAGCCATCGTATTCTACTTCATCGTAGGCACCCTGGGTATTATCAGTGCGCAGACACATAGATCCAAGGGACCCGCCATTGCCCTCATCGTGCTGGCGACGCTGACATTATTCACCTGCCTCAACCAGGTATAAAGAATCTCTTACCACATTTTTTTTCTAGAGAAAATAGTGTAAAAAATCTACCATACCCACTGTTGACAAGCGTATACAGACATGAATAATTAGTCCAACGGCCATACAGTCTAACGGCTGACATCCAAGTCAAGACTGATCTTTATTGATACACTGGCGCTAAGAAACACTGTGGTGTCGAGTGTCTCTCGCTTAACGACTCGGAGGTGAAACAGTGGTAATGATTCCCATGGTAGAACTTAAGTCCCCTGATTGTGACCCGGCACTCTGCCAACTGGTCTCCTAAAAGCACCAGAGGCCCTTTGAAGATGAACACACAACAGTCATGCACTGTTAAAAGTGATTATACCTTTATTCCATCTCTTCGTGCTTTGCAGATGGGGTACAACATGTCTCGGATTATCATACTTCATCCAATGGTAAGGTTATTATCATTCTTATTTGTTCGCTTTGTCCTGGTCAAATACACAGCGACTGGATTGTTTTTAAAGAATTCGACGGCTTGATCATATATTGATTCCTTTTGTGAAAAGCCGAATAAATGCAGAGTCCTTTCTGCGTTTTAGTATAATTATACAATACATTATCCTTCAAGCAGGTCGAATGATAGATAGATCTTCTCGATTCAACACGGATTTCCATTAGCAAAAGGGCTATGATGTGTCGTCGGCGCGTCTCGATATCCAACTGAACAGATCGATAGATAGTGATCAGTCAGTCACCAGAaaacctgcagaaaaaaataaaaatagcacTAAGTATATAAAATAGTACAGTTCTTTTAGGTATATTTAGCGCATTAATCATTTTCCTGGACTGATCAATCAAAACGATACTGGAATCCTCACACACCTGTAATCTAAGTGGATTTGCGGATCCAAAATGGCGACCCGTGTTGACAGGCACGTAACGAGGTGTATTTACTTATATTCGCCGGAGTCTATTAAATCATAGGTAGCCTAATACCACGGATGTGTGCTTTCCATCCGTGCTAATACCGGTGGCGcgtgtatggctggcgcgagtggacaaaattcagaattatgccacggcataaataggaattgtggtgcaccataaatcaaccaatcaaaacatcggatcgcGTTTCTTCAGAATTTAgaaaagaaaattatgttttcgTACACATGCGGTACATTTACAATAAGAACAATGAATTTGGAAAATGTGCAAGGTATGCTAACTGACCATAGCGGGCATCCGCGACTGCTAGGAGAGCTTCCTGTACATTTGTATGTTGAGCCACTAAGATGAATTTGTTCTCGATTATCCTTTCATTTCAGTACGAGGAACCATACACTGCAGAAAATTGGATTGCATACTCACAGATCATTCTGGTTCTTGTGGCCTTCATTAGCTTCTGTGTATGCATCGCTCTGATAGCCATCGCCAGCAAAGCCGTGTGCACATGCTGCGGCGCTCCCCCAGCGCAGCAAAGTGGCGTGGTCTACTACCAAACCGCAACAGCACCGACGTACCAAACAACGGCACAGACGAAATAAACCGTACTACAATTGTAGCTGCATGGGGGAGGGGAGCTTCTAAATTATCAGACTTGTAACGAAAATGTATGGACTGTTGCTAGTACACTCTGCTTCTACTGAAATGGAAAATGAGATATGCAGTTGTTCGAGATCTAGCTTTCTGTCATGACTTCCATGGATGTTGTTCTGTCCAATTAAATATAGCAATTAGATGTAAATGTACTGGGCCGTttggatttacatgtacagtcctaccagaaagtaaatgtccacaggtattttttaatatcacagagatagaatgagataattgaatgcggttttcagcagagaatggtatatctagttggtcatgtatctgtggTATTTAGActcagctaatcctgtctcttcattatgtaacaggcaatttaaaaacTGTCCAAAGAgttacttttttattttatttcattttcgttctttttcacaatgtatgtgTGAAaatatgatgcaacaaaggttttttttcgctttcattactagaaaattcctgctaaattctttcattttgaagattagttttagctcgctacaggtgattgttttttttcagacagctggtgacctttgaaaagacccctcatagtcagcaatgcagtcagtcagggtctttatgacCAACTCatctcatacatgaaggatagggggtctttatcaaaggttatggacgagataaaaaaaataacataaaaatccttaGCAAAAATGTGTATTTGTCATGACCATTGAACACACTGGGCAGTTCGAATCCGCGGATTCCGTCGATTCCACGCTTTTTTTAGAAATTCACATTGAACTATACTTAAACGCGATATAAGAGTGTGTATCACTTAATAGCCTATCCAAAATGAAGCCCTACAGAAGATTACCAGTACTGTTGATAGTTTTCAGCCGATGCCAGGGAGGAATCCTTCACAGCATGGATCGAATTAACCAGGATAATTGAATTCCCCGTTATCTTGATACGGTGCTGGTACTGGCGTAGGGATACGTATCATCATTAATGTAGTTCGGCaattatggcacgttttttgtagcaaaatttgatttttcacaGCATTCGTTCGATTATTTACaacattcattcgattttcaCAGTAAATCCTATTCGATTCCGATTGGTTAATGCTGGCACGTGACTCAATCCAGGCAGAGAAATAAATCGTTCCCGTTCCCATCACTAATTAGGCCTACTACTTCTTAGTTTATTACCTTGCCATGAGATTCCCCATTTTTTCGAATGCTAACACGCATTTCTGTCATTGTGGAAGCTGAAGAATCGCCAAGAAAGATCGAAAGTAATCAACAATCTCCGCGCGTCCAGGCGGCTgatgcagtgacgtcacaagatGGCACATGACCCTTGGCGAATCGAACGAATGTCGCACATTATGAATCGAATGAATTGCGGGATTAGCTGTTCCGGCATTGGTTCGATTCCACCAGCTGCATTCGATCGTTACAATCGAAtgcgatttgatttgattctatGTATCGTCGATTTGATCACGTTTTGATTCATTCGAAAAAATCAAACAGTTCATTCGATTTATTGTTGTGTTCGAAAGCGTTTTGCTCATTCGATTTAAGTAGACGCCTATTTGGTGTCTGGGATAATGGTCAATCAAACGTTCTAATCATCAAATTATGCTACATCTAACATGCTATAGGCAATGACACGACCGTCATCTCAAATAGATATTacattaggcctacatcaaaCTCCTGACTGTTGCCATGAGTATGACATATTCCTCCCTGATAACCAAATTGTTTATAAATCTCACCTGAAGCCCGTTGATTGCCGCATCCCCATGTCTGCCATCAGTTCGTGCTTTCCTTAGCCTTGTCACTCAGCCGGTTTCAGCTGATGAAATAGTTCCCCAATGAATAATTCTCATTTTTTCATATTGGCCTAGGCCTAGATAAGGctgatgttttcaaaaataGTTTGCCAATAATAAGAACAAAATCTAACTGTATTGATGCACATATAATGATGATAAATGGAATTTCTAAAAATAGCTCGGAATCTACGGAATCCGCGGATTCGAACTGCCGgaacacactctatggaattgcaagtgccagaAAATGATGGTCAAAAAGCACtgttcatgggctcatttgaataGAATAGTGAGTTTTCGAACAGCCCCCGAAACgcgaacgcgaacgcctatcccattgttcgagctcctgttcacgatgtcgaacaatgggacaggccatcacgtggacgtttcgagtgctttgcgaaaactccttaCTATATTGTTTCAACGCCGTTTACAAGGCAAAGGTTTATTTTATGGTGTCTGAGTGAATAGTTCATTTCATGGGAAAATGGTAGACATGCAGAGCCTAAATTTTATATTTCGCTTCAAATTGCAATTCTTTGGCACATATTCGGACTTGTGATTTTTaggttataatttttttttcat
It encodes:
- the LOC135486467 gene encoding uncharacterized protein LOC135486467 — translated: MQGEPQYGQPGQPSYQGQPANYGQPAPTKSLDYSAPRAMAPGVLMIVASALNLGFLIYLLSIPHYNSVLLWADMIGAIVFYFIVGTLGIISAQTHRSKGPAIALIVLATLTLFTCLNQMGYNMSRIIILHPMYEEPYTAENWIAYSQIILVLVAFISFCVCIALIAIASKAVCTCCGAPPAQQSGVVYYQTATAPTYQTTAQTK